In a genomic window of Sphingomonas koreensis:
- the zwf gene encoding glucose-6-phosphate dehydrogenase: MRQPFGKLLLFGATGDLSQRMLIPSLYGLHADGLLPQDLTITGTARSTLSDAEFRDFAAKALDTHLPEDRKDAGAIAAFLDRLQYQQLDASDLGGYAALAEKLGDISNGLAIFLSTAPKFFEPTIKGLASAGLAGSNVRIGLEKPLGTDLPTSREINDAVASVFPEERTFRIDHYLGKETVQNILALRFGNSLFEPIWNAAGIDHVQITVSETVGLEGRAGYYDDVGALRDMVQNHILQLLALIAMEPPARFDGTSIRDEKVKVLRSLRPIAGREAGDLTVTGQYTGGASTGKIVAGYAEELGKDSRAETFVAIKAHVDNWRWQGVPFYLRTGKRMTERRSEIVVQFKPVPHSIFAERGGVLQSNTLIIRIQPEEYVRLLVMAKEPGLDREGVRLREVPLNLSLEHEFAGTRRRIAYERLLLDLLEGDPTLFVRRDEVEAQWTWIDAIRAGWETADVKPKPYAAGTWGPSAAIALTERDGVTWNE; the protein is encoded by the coding sequence ATGCGACAGCCATTCGGCAAACTGCTGCTGTTCGGAGCGACAGGGGATCTGTCGCAGCGGATGCTGATACCGTCGCTCTACGGCCTTCATGCCGATGGTCTGCTTCCCCAAGATCTGACGATCACCGGCACCGCACGGTCAACGCTGTCAGATGCCGAGTTCCGCGATTTCGCTGCCAAGGCGCTCGACACGCACCTGCCCGAGGATCGCAAGGACGCCGGCGCGATCGCCGCGTTCCTCGACCGGCTGCAATATCAACAGCTCGATGCGTCGGACCTGGGCGGCTATGCCGCGCTGGCGGAGAAGCTCGGCGACATCTCGAACGGGCTCGCCATCTTCCTGTCGACGGCACCCAAATTCTTCGAACCGACGATCAAGGGCCTCGCGTCGGCGGGGCTCGCCGGAAGCAACGTCCGGATCGGCCTCGAAAAGCCGCTCGGCACCGATCTGCCCACCAGCCGCGAGATCAACGACGCCGTGGCGTCGGTCTTTCCCGAAGAGCGCACCTTCCGCATCGACCATTATCTCGGCAAGGAAACGGTCCAGAACATCCTCGCGCTGCGCTTCGGCAACTCGCTGTTCGAGCCGATCTGGAATGCCGCAGGCATCGACCATGTCCAGATCACCGTCTCCGAGACGGTCGGCCTGGAGGGGCGCGCGGGCTATTATGACGATGTCGGCGCGCTGCGCGATATGGTCCAGAACCATATCCTGCAACTGCTCGCGCTGATCGCGATGGAGCCCCCTGCCCGCTTCGACGGCACGTCGATCCGCGACGAGAAGGTCAAGGTCCTCCGTTCGCTCCGCCCGATCGCGGGCCGCGAGGCCGGCGACCTCACCGTTACAGGCCAGTACACGGGCGGTGCATCCACCGGAAAGATCGTCGCCGGCTATGCCGAGGAGCTCGGCAAGGATTCGCGCGCGGAAACCTTCGTCGCGATCAAGGCGCATGTCGACAATTGGCGCTGGCAGGGCGTGCCCTTCTACCTGCGCACCGGCAAGCGGATGACCGAGCGGCGCTCGGAAATCGTCGTACAGTTCAAGCCCGTGCCCCACTCGATCTTCGCCGAGCGCGGCGGGGTGCTCCAGTCCAACACGCTGATCATCCGCATCCAGCCGGAGGAATATGTCCGCCTGCTGGTGATGGCCAAGGAACCCGGCCTCGACCGCGAGGGCGTCCGCCTGCGCGAAGTGCCGCTCAACCTCAGCCTCGAGCATGAATTTGCCGGCACCCGCCGCCGCATCGCGTACGAACGGCTGCTGCTGGACTTGCTCGAGGGCGACCCTACCTTGTTCGTGCGCCGCGACGAGGTGGAGGCCCAATGGACCTGGATCGACGCGATCCGCGCCGGCTGGGAGACCGCCGACGTCAAGCCCAAGCCCTATGCTGCGGGCACCTGGGGTCCCTCCGCAGCTATCGCGCTGACCGAGCGCGACGGCGTGACATGGAACGAATGA
- the secG gene encoding preprotein translocase subunit SecG produces MFTFLLVVHAIIAALLVATILMQKSEGGGLTTGGSPSGLMSARGAANFLTRATAILAGMFVVMSIVLAVLAATRGGDTIDTSRVTAPAQTAPASGPAPVAQPTALPVAPADNSAVPLAK; encoded by the coding sequence CTGTTCACCTTCCTCCTCGTCGTCCATGCCATCATCGCTGCGCTGCTCGTGGCGACGATTCTGATGCAGAAGTCCGAAGGTGGCGGCCTGACCACGGGCGGCAGCCCGTCGGGCCTGATGTCCGCGCGCGGTGCGGCGAACTTCCTGACGCGGGCGACCGCGATCCTCGCGGGCATGTTCGTCGTGATGAGCATCGTGCTGGCGGTACTGGCCGCGACGCGCGGCGGCGACACGATCGATACCAGCCGCGTGACCGCGCCCGCGCAGACGGCGCCGGCCTCGGGACCGGCTCCCGTGGCGCAGCCCACGGCGCTTCCGGTGGCTCCCGCGGACAACAGCGCCGTCCCGCTCGCCAAGTAA
- the edd gene encoding phosphogluconate dehydratase produces MTNLLPEIAAVTDRIIERSKKRRAAYNALMTAQREAGSSSRGRLGCANLAHAYAGTDEQRDVMKPANRMNIGIVTAYNDMLSAHAPYYRYPEQMKIWALEAGATAQVAGGVPAMCDGVTQGYAGMELSLFSRDTIAMSTAVALSHNTFEGAALLGICDKIVPGLLMGALRFGHLPMVLIPGGAMPTGIANKEKARVRELYAEGKASREELLDSEIAAYHGKGTCTFYGTANSNQMMVEAMGLHMPGAAFIHPGTKLRQALTRAAVQRLPEIGWDSNDYRPIGEIVDERAIVNAAVVLLATGGSTNHLIHLPAIARCAGVLIDWDDFDRLSRVVPLLARVYPNGSADVNGFEDAGGPTFVIRELIKGGVLHGDTLTVAGDSLADYVRRPVLEDDTLVWKDHGAKSGDDSILRTIDAPFSEEGGFRILSGNLGRACIKVSAVERDRWTIEAPCRVFATQQEVQDAFKAGELDRDVVVVVRFQGPRANGMPELHKLTPPLGVLQNKGFRVALVTDGRMSGASGKVPAAIHLSPEAIGGGPIGKLRDGDVVRLCAEEGILQALVEPAEWEARELAAAPPPDLGTGRELFAMMRAGASEAEAGGSAMLAAAEL; encoded by the coding sequence GTGACCAACCTCCTCCCCGAGATCGCCGCGGTCACCGATCGCATCATCGAACGCTCGAAGAAGCGCCGCGCCGCGTACAACGCGCTGATGACCGCCCAGCGTGAGGCCGGCAGCAGCAGCCGCGGGCGGCTGGGCTGCGCCAACCTCGCCCATGCCTATGCCGGGACGGACGAGCAGCGCGATGTGATGAAGCCGGCCAACCGGATGAACATCGGTATCGTCACCGCCTATAACGACATGCTGTCGGCGCACGCGCCCTATTACCGTTATCCCGAACAGATGAAGATCTGGGCGCTCGAGGCCGGCGCCACCGCGCAGGTCGCGGGCGGCGTCCCCGCGATGTGCGACGGCGTGACCCAGGGCTATGCGGGCATGGAGCTGTCGCTGTTCAGCCGCGACACCATCGCGATGTCGACCGCTGTGGCACTGAGCCACAACACCTTCGAGGGTGCCGCGCTGCTCGGCATTTGTGACAAGATCGTGCCCGGCCTGCTGATGGGCGCGCTGCGCTTCGGCCACCTGCCCATGGTGCTGATCCCCGGCGGCGCGATGCCCACCGGCATCGCCAACAAGGAAAAGGCCCGCGTCCGCGAACTCTATGCCGAGGGCAAGGCCAGCCGCGAGGAACTGCTCGACTCCGAAATCGCCGCCTATCACGGCAAGGGCACCTGCACCTTCTACGGCACCGCCAATTCGAACCAGATGATGGTCGAGGCGATGGGCCTGCACATGCCCGGAGCCGCCTTCATCCACCCGGGCACAAAGCTGCGCCAGGCGCTGACCAGGGCCGCGGTCCAGCGGCTGCCGGAGATCGGCTGGGACAGCAACGACTATCGTCCGATCGGCGAGATCGTCGACGAGCGCGCGATCGTCAATGCGGCCGTGGTGCTGCTCGCCACCGGCGGATCGACCAACCATCTGATCCACCTGCCCGCCATCGCGCGCTGCGCCGGGGTGCTGATCGACTGGGACGATTTCGATCGCCTGTCGCGCGTCGTGCCGCTGCTTGCCCGCGTCTATCCCAACGGATCGGCCGACGTGAACGGGTTCGAGGATGCCGGCGGGCCGACCTTCGTGATCCGCGAGCTGATCAAGGGCGGCGTCCTGCATGGCGACACGCTCACCGTCGCGGGCGATAGCCTTGCCGACTATGTCAGGCGTCCCGTCCTCGAAGACGACACGCTCGTCTGGAAGGACCATGGCGCGAAGAGCGGCGACGACAGCATCCTGCGCACGATCGACGCCCCCTTCTCCGAAGAGGGCGGATTCCGCATCCTCTCGGGCAATCTCGGCCGCGCCTGCATCAAGGTCAGCGCCGTCGAGCGCGATCGGTGGACGATCGAGGCGCCGTGCCGCGTGTTCGCCACCCAGCAAGAGGTGCAGGACGCGTTCAAGGCGGGCGAGCTCGACCGCGATGTGGTCGTCGTCGTCCGTTTCCAGGGGCCGCGCGCCAACGGCATGCCCGAGCTGCACAAGCTCACCCCGCCGCTCGGCGTGCTCCAGAACAAGGGCTTCCGCGTCGCACTCGTCACCGACGGCCGCATGTCGGGTGCGTCGGGCAAGGTGCCCGCGGCGATCCATCTGTCGCCCGAGGCGATCGGCGGCGGCCCGATCGGCAAGCTGCGCGACGGCGATGTCGTCCGCCTGTGTGCCGAGGAAGGGATCCTGCAGGCGCTGGTCGAACCGGCCGAATGGGAGGCCCGCGAGCTTGCCGCCGCACCGCCGCCGGACCTCGGCACAGGGCGCGAGTTGTTCGCGATGATGCGCGCGGGCGCGAGCGAAGCCGAAGCCGGCGGCTCGGCCATGCTCGCCGCGGCGGAACTTTGA
- the pgl gene encoding 6-phosphogluconolactonase has translation MAEEIEWWEYEEAEEWVDALAGDIGFIIESAIDARGGAVIALAGGKTPAPVYEKLAAAKIDWKRVTIVPTDDRIVPLGDALSNVTGLGKTFIPKGARVIPLVSEKADDYKAAGRAADARLADFHWPLDLVLLGMGADGHTASIFPGPDFDEALNGPKERRALGVMPDPLPPEAPVARVTLSGAAIANAKSLMVAITGAEKRKVLETAIAQGASSAYPIGRVLAETELPVDVHWLE, from the coding sequence ATGGCCGAAGAAATCGAATGGTGGGAGTATGAGGAAGCCGAGGAGTGGGTCGACGCCCTTGCCGGCGACATCGGCTTCATCATCGAGAGCGCGATCGATGCGCGCGGCGGGGCGGTGATCGCGCTGGCGGGGGGCAAGACCCCTGCCCCGGTCTATGAGAAGCTCGCCGCCGCCAAGATCGACTGGAAGCGCGTCACGATCGTGCCCACCGACGACCGTATCGTCCCGCTCGGCGACGCGCTCTCGAACGTCACCGGCCTCGGCAAGACCTTCATCCCCAAGGGCGCGCGCGTCATCCCGCTCGTCAGCGAGAAGGCCGACGATTACAAGGCGGCCGGCCGCGCCGCCGACGCCCGTCTCGCCGATTTCCACTGGCCGCTCGATCTCGTCCTGCTCGGCATGGGCGCAGACGGCCACACCGCCTCGATCTTCCCCGGCCCGGATTTCGACGAAGCGCTGAACGGCCCCAAGGAGCGCCGCGCACTCGGCGTAATGCCAGATCCGCTCCCGCCCGAAGCGCCGGTGGCACGCGTGACCCTGTCGGGGGCTGCGATTGCCAATGCCAAGTCGCTGATGGTCGCCATCACCGGCGCGGAGAAGCGCAAGGTGCTCGAGACCGCGATCGCGCAGGGCGCGTCCTCGGCATATCCGATCGGCCGCGTGCTGGCCGAGACCGAGCTTCCGGTCGACGTGCACTGGCTGGAGTAA
- a CDS encoding putative immunity protein translates to MTGTLPLTPDDLRHLTRWAEACAARALPLFEAHCPDDPRPREALVAASAFADGAERSGALRKAAWAAQAAARDATDPAATAAARAAAAAAGTAYLHPIVSAHQLNHILAPAGYAAHALALSSEALARIGDMEIDSAIAGAPSAVRRLIAQLPPRAPSRTVLGRLFHRLDTGLRR, encoded by the coding sequence ATGACCGGCACGCTCCCGTTGACCCCCGACGATCTGCGGCACCTCACCCGCTGGGCGGAAGCCTGTGCGGCGCGCGCCTTGCCGCTGTTCGAGGCACATTGCCCGGACGACCCGCGCCCGCGCGAAGCTCTTGTGGCGGCATCGGCGTTCGCAGACGGCGCCGAACGCTCCGGAGCATTGCGCAAGGCCGCCTGGGCTGCTCAGGCGGCCGCGCGCGACGCCACCGATCCTGCCGCGACCGCCGCTGCGCGTGCCGCAGCCGCGGCGGCCGGTACTGCCTATTTGCACCCGATCGTGTCCGCACATCAGCTCAACCACATCCTCGCGCCCGCCGGCTATGCCGCGCATGCCCTCGCTTTGAGCTCCGAAGCCCTCGCGCGCATCGGCGACATGGAGATCGACAGCGCCATCGCCGGCGCACCGTCCGCCGTGCGCCGCCTGATCGCCCAGCTCCCTCCCCGCGCTCCCAGCCGCACGGTGCTCGGCCGGCTATTCCACCGCCTCGACACCGGCCTGCGCCGCTAA
- the eda gene encoding bifunctional 4-hydroxy-2-oxoglutarate aldolase/2-dehydro-3-deoxy-phosphogluconate aldolase, producing MTIETIMRTSAVIPVLVIEDAATARPLAEALVAGGLKVLEVTMRTAAALDAIREMKQVPGAIVGAGTVVNTDQFAQVMDAGAEFIVSPGLTERLGQVIVQSGVPFLPGVANAGDIMRGYDLGLRHFKFFPAETSGGLKALKALAGPFYEAKFCPTGGISPATAPDWLGFDPVLCVGGSWVTPKGASYAEVEALARDAAGLAR from the coding sequence GTGACCATCGAAACCATCATGCGCACCAGCGCGGTCATCCCGGTTCTGGTGATCGAGGACGCTGCCACCGCCCGTCCCCTGGCCGAGGCGCTGGTCGCGGGCGGCCTCAAGGTGCTCGAAGTGACGATGCGCACCGCCGCCGCGCTCGATGCGATCCGCGAGATGAAGCAGGTTCCGGGCGCGATCGTCGGCGCGGGCACCGTCGTCAACACCGATCAGTTCGCTCAGGTGATGGACGCGGGCGCCGAATTCATCGTCTCGCCGGGCCTGACGGAGCGGCTGGGACAGGTGATCGTCCAGAGCGGCGTCCCCTTCCTCCCCGGAGTCGCCAATGCCGGCGACATCATGCGCGGCTACGACCTTGGCCTGCGCCACTTCAAATTCTTCCCGGCGGAAACCTCGGGCGGGCTCAAGGCGCTGAAGGCGCTCGCCGGACCGTTCTACGAGGCGAAGTTCTGCCCCACCGGCGGCATCAGCCCGGCGACCGCGCCGGACTGGCTCGGCTTCGATCCGGTGCTGTGCGTCGGCGGCAGCTGGGTGACGCCGAAGGGGGCGAGCTATGCGGAAGTCGAGGCGCTCGCGCGCGACGCGGCCGGCCTCGCACGCTGA
- a CDS encoding alpha/beta hydrolase family protein has product MRFTALCALALPFGLAQPAMAQEKPASPPWSAPATVETITEARKFTSGGVELGGTLYLPRSRKPVAAVVVTHSASSPLGDASLYAHLKVMLPAMGIAVFTYDRRGSGRSGTRTAGGDYTILADDAIAAVRSLKTDPRIDPRRIGSWGLSQGGWISPLAASRSPEIAFVIAVSAPVVTADVQMLFSSTNHLRANGHSQAEIDEMTATRKAVDAYMRGTGTREAAQALIDVARTRPWFKYTYMGETIRDRAVSGWRKEIENDPLRNLTGVKVPMLVLFGAHDAVVPVATSVERLKEIAPRMPKMKVHVVAGADHSMHMAADQSVTLDPRHDGTETADSAEYIAVLSSWLAALGLTGN; this is encoded by the coding sequence ATGCGCTTCACTGCCCTTTGCGCGCTCGCGCTGCCCTTCGGCCTCGCCCAGCCCGCCATGGCACAGGAGAAGCCCGCCAGCCCGCCATGGAGCGCGCCTGCGACCGTGGAGACCATCACCGAGGCACGCAAGTTCACCAGCGGCGGCGTCGAGCTGGGCGGCACGCTCTATTTGCCGCGTAGCCGCAAGCCGGTGGCGGCGGTGGTGGTGACGCACAGCGCCTCCTCGCCGCTGGGGGATGCGTCGCTCTACGCGCATCTCAAGGTGATGCTCCCGGCGATGGGCATCGCGGTGTTCACCTATGACCGGCGCGGTTCGGGGCGGTCGGGGACCAGGACCGCCGGGGGCGACTATACCATCCTTGCCGACGACGCGATCGCGGCGGTGCGGAGCCTGAAGACCGATCCCCGCATCGATCCGCGGCGCATCGGCAGCTGGGGCCTGAGCCAGGGCGGATGGATCTCGCCGCTCGCGGCCTCTCGCAGCCCGGAGATCGCATTCGTCATCGCCGTGTCGGCGCCGGTCGTCACCGCCGACGTCCAGATGCTGTTTTCGTCGACCAATCATCTGCGGGCGAACGGGCATTCGCAGGCCGAGATCGACGAGATGACGGCAACGCGGAAAGCGGTCGACGCCTATATGCGCGGCACCGGGACGCGCGAGGCGGCGCAGGCGCTGATCGACGTCGCCAGGACCCGGCCGTGGTTCAAATATACCTATATGGGCGAGACGATCCGCGACCGTGCGGTTTCGGGATGGCGCAAGGAGATCGAGAATGATCCGCTGCGCAACCTGACCGGGGTGAAGGTGCCGATGCTGGTCCTGTTCGGTGCCCATGACGCGGTGGTGCCCGTGGCGACCTCGGTCGAGCGGCTCAAGGAAATCGCGCCGCGGATGCCGAAGATGAAGGTCCATGTCGTCGCCGGCGCCGACCACTCGATGCACATGGCGGCCGACCAGAGCGTCACGCTCGATCCCAGGCATGACGGCACCGAGACGGCGGATTCGGCGGAGTATATCGCGGTGCTGTCGAGCTGGCTGGCGGCGCTGGGGTTGACTGGGAACTAG
- the argC gene encoding N-acetyl-gamma-glutamyl-phosphate reductase, protein MSVSVFIDGAAGTTGLEIRERLATRSDISLIGLDDAHRKDAGKRAEAINSADFVILCLPDDAAREAVALIANDTTRVIDASTAHRVADGWTYGFAELEPAQAAAIAEARYVSNPGCWPTGFLALVRPLVRAGLIPPDWVLTAGGASGYSGGGKSMIAEFEDGSEPTGFRAYGLDLEHKHLPEMQKHARIDHAPIFQPAVARSYRGMLIEVPLPLQMLPRKPAPAQIEQVLADAYRDSPIVRVLPSDDVSLVRIEDDAGTDRLTIRVFGNAERGQARLVATLDNLGKGAGGAAVQNLNIMAGFDQTAGLVL, encoded by the coding sequence ATGAGCGTCAGCGTCTTTATCGACGGCGCTGCGGGCACCACCGGCCTGGAAATCCGCGAGCGGCTGGCGACGCGTAGCGACATCTCGCTGATCGGCCTTGACGATGCTCACCGCAAGGATGCCGGCAAACGTGCCGAGGCGATCAACAGCGCCGATTTCGTGATCCTCTGCCTGCCCGACGATGCTGCGCGCGAAGCGGTGGCGCTGATCGCCAACGACACGACGCGCGTCATCGATGCGTCGACCGCGCATCGCGTCGCGGATGGCTGGACCTACGGCTTCGCCGAGCTCGAGCCGGCCCAGGCGGCCGCGATCGCCGAGGCACGCTATGTCAGCAACCCCGGCTGCTGGCCGACCGGTTTTCTCGCACTCGTCCGCCCGCTCGTCCGCGCCGGGCTGATCCCGCCCGACTGGGTGCTCACCGCGGGCGGCGCATCGGGCTATTCGGGCGGCGGCAAGTCGATGATCGCCGAGTTCGAGGACGGCAGCGAGCCGACCGGCTTCCGCGCCTATGGCCTCGATCTCGAGCACAAGCACCTGCCCGAAATGCAAAAGCATGCCCGGATCGATCACGCCCCGATCTTTCAGCCCGCCGTGGCGCGGTCCTATCGCGGAATGCTGATCGAGGTGCCGCTCCCGCTCCAGATGCTGCCGCGCAAGCCGGCTCCGGCGCAGATCGAACAGGTGCTGGCCGACGCCTATCGCGATTCGCCGATCGTCCGCGTCCTGCCCAGCGACGACGTCTCGCTGGTGCGGATCGAGGACGATGCCGGCACCGATCGCCTGACCATTCGCGTGTTCGGCAATGCCGAGCGCGGCCAGGCACGACTCGTCGCCACGCTCGACAATCTGGGCAAGGGCGCGGGCGGCGCCGCGGTTCAGAACCTGAACATCATGGCCGGGTTCGACCAGACCGCCGGACTGGTGCTTTAG
- a CDS encoding winged helix-turn-helix transcriptional regulator, with protein sequence MQEGTLKNDSHPEGTPVQRGDVYAANCPTRKLLDRIADKWSVLILLLLGQEDMRFNALKRRIEGVSQKMLSQTLRSLERDGLVSRTVVATVPVTVTYAITPLGQGLIGSLQSMIDWAETHMPDVAEAQRGYDGASI encoded by the coding sequence ATGCAAGAAGGCACTTTGAAGAACGATAGTCACCCTGAGGGAACCCCCGTGCAGCGCGGCGACGTCTATGCAGCCAACTGTCCGACGCGGAAACTGCTCGATCGCATTGCGGACAAATGGAGCGTGCTGATCCTGTTGCTGCTCGGGCAGGAAGACATGCGCTTCAACGCATTGAAACGGCGGATCGAGGGCGTTTCGCAGAAGATGCTGAGCCAGACATTGCGCTCGCTGGAGCGCGACGGGCTGGTCAGCCGGACGGTGGTGGCGACGGTGCCGGTGACCGTCACCTATGCGATCACGCCGCTCGGACAGGGACTGATCGGGTCGCTGCAGTCGATGATCGACTGGGCCGAGACGCATATGCCCGACGTCGCCGAGGCGCAGCGCGGCTATGACGGCGCATCGATCTGA
- the glk gene encoding glucokinase, producing the protein MEVVAVDIGGTHARFAIAEVEGGRVVSIGEPVTQKTAEHGSFQLAWQASARALGREMPRAAAIAIASPINDELIKLTNNPWIIRPPLIKERLEVDSYSLINDFGAVGHAVAQLPSEHFLHICGPDAPFAEKGAITVCGPGTGLGVAQVFRTGPLSYHVISTEGGHMDFAPLDGIEDSIVKRLRSTYTRVSAERIVAGPGIVPIYETLAEIEGKRTHRLNDKEIWTLAFEGKDSLAMAALDRFCLSLGAVAGDLALAHGPTGVVIAGGLGLKLKDHLVNSGFGQRFIAKGRFQALMSSIPVKLITHPQPGLYGAAAAYAQEHTQ; encoded by the coding sequence GTGGAAGTCGTCGCGGTCGACATCGGCGGAACGCATGCGCGCTTCGCCATCGCCGAGGTCGAGGGCGGTCGCGTCGTCTCGATCGGTGAACCGGTTACGCAGAAGACCGCCGAACATGGCAGCTTCCAGCTCGCCTGGCAGGCCTCGGCCCGTGCGCTGGGGCGGGAGATGCCACGTGCAGCGGCGATCGCCATCGCTTCGCCGATCAACGACGAGCTGATCAAGCTCACCAACAATCCGTGGATCATCCGCCCGCCGCTGATCAAGGAGCGGCTCGAGGTCGACAGCTACTCGCTGATCAACGATTTCGGCGCGGTCGGCCATGCCGTGGCACAGCTGCCGTCCGAGCATTTCCTGCACATTTGCGGCCCCGACGCGCCGTTCGCCGAAAAGGGCGCGATCACCGTCTGCGGCCCCGGCACGGGCCTTGGCGTCGCCCAGGTCTTCCGCACCGGCCCCTTGAGCTACCACGTCATCTCGACCGAGGGCGGCCATATGGACTTTGCGCCGCTCGACGGGATCGAGGATTCGATCGTCAAGCGGCTGCGCTCGACCTACACCCGCGTCTCGGCCGAGCGCATCGTCGCCGGCCCCGGCATCGTGCCGATCTACGAAACCCTTGCCGAGATCGAGGGCAAGCGGACGCACCGCCTCAACGACAAGGAGATCTGGACCCTCGCCTTTGAAGGGAAGGACAGCCTTGCCATGGCCGCACTCGATCGTTTCTGCCTCAGCCTCGGCGCAGTCGCGGGTGATCTCGCCCTCGCCCATGGCCCCACCGGCGTGGTCATCGCCGGCGGCCTCGGGCTCAAACTCAAGGACCATCTGGTCAATTCGGGATTCGGCCAGCGCTTCATCGCCAAGGGGCGGTTCCAGGCGCTGATGTCGTCGATCCCGGTCAAGCTCATCACTCACCCCCAGCCCGGCCTCTACGGCGCCGCGGCCGCCTACGCCCAGGAGCATACCCAGTGA
- a CDS encoding SH3 domain-containing protein codes for MRIDPLHDAARRDLADVRLADRVFAPHYAAPVTYVVTATVPLRAAKEADAEVLTQLAQGDVFEVLELSAGNAWGSAPGSGLVGYVDAAQLKVAA; via the coding sequence GTGCGGATCGATCCGCTCCACGACGCGGCGCGCCGGGACCTTGCCGATGTTCGCCTTGCCGACCGTGTCTTCGCCCCCCATTACGCCGCCCCCGTCACCTATGTCGTGACCGCAACCGTGCCGCTGCGCGCTGCCAAGGAAGCCGATGCGGAAGTGCTGACGCAGCTTGCGCAGGGCGATGTGTTCGAGGTGCTCGAACTCTCAGCCGGAAATGCCTGGGGCAGTGCGCCGGGTTCGGGTCTGGTCGGCTATGTCGATGCAGCGCAGTTGAAGGTGGCGGCATGA
- a CDS encoding NAD(P)-dependent oxidoreductase: MKVAVLGASGRAGSEITRELSARGHQVLAIARKPDAIPRLPGVIAKAGDAADPAALADLIRPADAVISALHFDVSAETLLSALRQAGVPRLLVTGGAASLETAPGVRVIDAPDFPEEWKGAALGGIAFLDALRAETEIDWTYFSPAALLFEAPRLGTYRTGTDQLLTDRDGESKISFPDYAIAMIDELEQHRHSRARFTAAY, encoded by the coding sequence ATGAAGGTTGCAGTGCTGGGCGCGAGCGGACGCGCGGGATCGGAAATCACCAGGGAACTGTCGGCGCGGGGCCATCAGGTGCTGGCCATCGCCCGCAAGCCCGATGCGATCCCCCGGCTGCCCGGCGTCATCGCCAAGGCCGGTGACGCCGCCGATCCCGCCGCGCTGGCCGATCTGATCCGCCCCGCCGACGCGGTGATCAGCGCGCTGCACTTCGACGTGTCCGCCGAAACCCTGCTGTCCGCGCTCAGACAGGCCGGCGTCCCGCGCCTGCTCGTCACTGGCGGCGCTGCCAGCCTGGAGACCGCCCCCGGCGTGCGCGTGATCGACGCGCCCGACTTTCCCGAGGAATGGAAGGGTGCGGCGCTCGGCGGCATCGCCTTCCTCGACGCACTGCGCGCGGAAACGGAGATCGACTGGACCTATTTCTCCCCGGCAGCGCTGCTGTTCGAAGCCCCCCGCCTCGGCACCTACCGCACCGGCACCGACCAGCTCCTCACCGACCGCGACGGTGAAAGCAAAATCAGCTTCCCCGACTATGCCATCGCGATGATCGACGAACTGGAGCAACACCGCCACAGCCGGGCGCGCTTCACCGCTGCCTATTGA
- a CDS encoding MarR family transcriptional regulator → MNAVSDQSLYNWKNTLIDYVRSGEPDLTNRQMALMLLVYLDSGPHTVRGLAKALNVSKPVVTRALNRLGALGYLRRQRDETDKRNIFVARTPEGAEFLAEFGQFVTGDSHVGQPARHRA, encoded by the coding sequence ATGAACGCCGTGAGCGACCAGTCGCTATATAACTGGAAGAATACGCTGATCGACTATGTCCGGTCAGGCGAACCCGATCTCACCAACCGGCAGATGGCGCTGATGTTGCTCGTCTACCTCGATTCCGGGCCGCATACCGTGCGCGGATTGGCGAAAGCGCTCAACGTCTCGAAGCCCGTCGTGACGCGCGCCTTGAATAGACTGGGCGCCCTCGGCTATCTGCGCCGCCAGCGCGATGAAACCGACAAGCGGAACATCTTTGTCGCGCGTACACCTGAAGGGGCGGAGTTTCTTGCAGAATTCGGGCAATTCGTCACCGGCGACAGCCACGTCGGACAACCAGCCAGGCATCGCGCGTAG